In Streptomyces alboniger, the following are encoded in one genomic region:
- a CDS encoding non-ribosomal peptide synthetase, with the protein MATFTDLFEAQVRQVPHHPALQCAGTIWTYRQLNASANRLAHLLIGRGIGPEHTVALAMPRSPEQIAALLAIMKAGAAYLPLDLGHPPTRIAYMAADAAPTAVLTTQAAAGQLPAGLKAHMLAVDAPDTQAARRHMPQTDPVDADRTGPLSVANAAYVIYTSGSTGRPKGVTVTHRGLAALRDEALRVGELTTGQGARVLQYAALSFDMSVWDLMTALTTGAQLVLPAQEQLVGQELAALLAQHKVTHATLPPSVLATLPAGTATSLSQLRILVVGGEASTPALVAEWGAARRLFNAYGPTEATVWATFAGPLREGAVPIGTAMADAAAYLLGPDLTPVAQGQPGELYLAGPGLARGYLGRPAQSATRFLANPLGPAGTRMYRTGDVARLGADGQLEYLGRSDDQVKLRGQRIELGEVETALAAHPRVRQAAVIVHAGATGAQQLVGFVVPAPAPDTQPVEPAGGAGQLTLGPGLGAAELRAFVARRLPQSMVPATIMVIDEMPLTPNGKADKAALPRPQLRQADYRAPRSRLEEYLADAFAKVLCLARVGIDDDFLSLGGDSIQAMRLASQIRAQGVQVSFRQIFESRTVAALADAIGAEQPQAATPHADGGAEQPWHLPATHLLHELGPGAAHSCQAMLLDLPQGLDHTTLTAALTALIDHHDILRTRLRPPGQGGLLVAPPGSVSAHPLIRQVAADAPWQAAAGTEQAKEWNHLLRTELAAAAARLNPAAGSVAQFTWFDAGSRQAGRLLMVLPHLLVDAHSWRILLADLATAGQQLKMGRDIELPPVTAPLRLVARALTKEAHRPARAAELEAWLTRLEAPDAALGPRRPAPADDTTPAPVDARLLLPAPLTDTLLTTVPSAFRCDIQDALLTALALALAHRRATSGAPASSVLISLDEYGRAAAEVDGIALSRTAGRLTGTTPVRLDVTHLDLQEALEGKPAAGTALKAVKEQLRTLPDEGIGYHLLRHLNPHTAAALARSPSGRISFAHLGHFPAPAPHPPGAGFTPTRGWSVPAAPHTGPQTDLAVRSALIDTGEGPRLEAVFTACATLMSAAEIQQLAHLWALALQAISHHAATAGAGGLSPSDVLLPGVTQHELDDWQQHYPGLSDIWPLAPLPQGLLVHSQREHEASAGTDTYQVQYTLRLSGPIEPARLRAAAQALLDRHPALRAAYAPGPQGTLVQFVVDGVQLPWQYLDLSSLGEAMRDSAYRQFLASDLTLHFDLAVPPVLRMSLLTLATDRHVLILSAHHATLDGWCLPLLATDLMRLYADQGAAALPPAPSYRNYLAWLERQDTKAAASAWAQELAGLTEPCLLTAPTAAAAEETERLDVPLPPAAARALPDRAAEMGITLNTLVQGAWAVVLSHLTHRRDVVFGAAVAGRPAELPDAQHMVGTFINTVPIRVRCEPQESAAQLLEQLQQRQAALLGRPPCALGEIHSAAGLPTLFDTVIGFESFPLDRQAAADAADAAGFAVTGVGLHSLSHFPLTVFAHPDGDRLRLTMQYQRPLLEPPYAQHIAALYGQVLSRLAADAGARLADLVAKEGAAQLTAGAKAQPPVHSQVLDPLLGEQIRTCAKKLATHPAALFHAGWALTISMFSGRAHVSFCSTAAGQTRPVHAELTGMSVRDLVHHMDQQAPGPSAHLPHIDMILDFRGPHANASAAHDERTEPMEVAISGRHPHITLQGRSGLPYDPQSVTDYLHTALARLTDALNGGRAAQQPALELPVLGEEIRRQALAQRSQVPATPARGRCIHQWFEEVAAAMPDAIAVTAGHRSLSYGDLNQRANRLARHLRSLGVGPEVVVALRLERTEHLMVAVLAVLKAGGTYVPIDPASPSERTALVLADSAPRLLLTDAPWHPDPSPGLPPLPVLDVRADSDRWSGLLAHNLPDTGVRPDHAAYVIYTSGSTGTPKGVTVEHRNVVRLFTTTREHFAFDHRDVWALLHSFAFDFSVWEMWGALLHGATLVVVPRKVARNPKDLYRLLCTSRVTVLNQTPTAFHQLIAAQGEDGAEHALRVVVFGGEALNPALLTPWMRREANKNTRLVNMYGITETTVHTTYHLLSGADTGRTASPVGRRLPDLHTYVLDPYLRPTPAGVVGELYVGGAGVARGYQNRPALSAQRFVADPFAGRPGARMYRSGDLVRRLPDQSLEYLGRNDDQVKIRGFRIELGEIEAKLSEHPALQDARVVVRDHGEGDKRLMAYLVPAADRAPAVRHLLRLERAEGDTHPPLRDLPNGMTVFHHNKSETDFVYEEIFTREEYLRGNITIDNGDTIVDVGANIGLFTLFASHRNPDGRLYAFEPLPPLHDTLRRNVELHGLNAKLFDCALGSQAQEETFTFYPHNTVNSTRAATAPQARDLVRAFLRNKAGPDGGARPGAAATDLIDEVVESRLESRTFTCPVRTFSDIIEQEAIDRIDLVKIDVEGAEHEVLKGIRPEHWQRIRQFAIELHDVDGRLAQVQTLLKDHGFEVVCEQDSGLLHDTVLCNVYARREDGRGAGPAPRVAVAPAPRRWSGRAGLLQDVHDRLREVLPAYMLPSAYTLLEALPLNQNGKLDYGALPEPGRPHRNVTPPRTRAEQELCALIADVLHIEQVGVGDNFFDLGGDSLLASGLTGRISRKLGVRVLINEVYEARDIAALARIVDHAPKARSPRLRRRGAGEGS; encoded by the coding sequence TTGGCCACCTTCACCGACCTGTTCGAAGCACAGGTACGCCAAGTGCCGCACCACCCGGCCCTCCAGTGCGCCGGAACAATCTGGACGTACAGGCAGCTGAACGCGTCGGCGAACAGGCTCGCGCACCTGCTGATCGGCCGCGGTATCGGCCCGGAGCACACCGTTGCTCTGGCGATGCCGCGCTCACCCGAGCAGATCGCAGCGCTGCTGGCCATCATGAAGGCCGGCGCAGCCTACCTGCCCCTGGACCTGGGCCATCCCCCCACGCGCATCGCCTACATGGCAGCGGACGCCGCGCCCACAGCAGTGCTCACCACCCAAGCCGCCGCCGGCCAGCTGCCCGCGGGGCTCAAGGCACACATGCTGGCCGTGGATGCACCCGATACCCAGGCGGCCCGGCGCCACATGCCGCAGACAGACCCGGTGGACGCGGACCGGACCGGGCCGCTGAGCGTGGCCAACGCCGCGTATGTCATCTACACCTCCGGTTCCACGGGCCGGCCCAAGGGGGTGACGGTCACGCACCGCGGGCTGGCCGCACTGCGTGATGAGGCCCTGCGCGTGGGTGAACTGACTACCGGCCAGGGCGCCCGCGTCCTTCAGTACGCGGCGCTCAGCTTCGACATGTCGGTATGGGACCTGATGACGGCCCTGACCACGGGGGCCCAGCTCGTCCTGCCGGCACAGGAACAACTGGTGGGCCAGGAGCTGGCCGCGTTGCTGGCGCAGCACAAGGTGACGCACGCGACGCTGCCGCCGAGCGTACTGGCCACGCTGCCCGCGGGCACCGCCACCTCCCTGAGCCAGCTGCGCATCCTGGTGGTCGGAGGAGAGGCGAGCACCCCTGCCCTGGTCGCCGAATGGGGCGCCGCACGGCGGCTGTTCAACGCCTACGGCCCCACCGAGGCCACCGTGTGGGCCACGTTCGCCGGACCGCTGCGCGAGGGCGCGGTGCCCATCGGCACCGCGATGGCAGACGCCGCCGCCTACCTGCTCGGCCCGGACCTCACCCCCGTCGCCCAGGGGCAGCCCGGCGAGCTGTACCTGGCGGGCCCGGGGCTGGCCCGCGGATATTTGGGGCGCCCGGCCCAGAGCGCGACGCGGTTCCTGGCCAACCCGCTGGGCCCCGCGGGCACCCGGATGTACCGCACCGGCGACGTGGCCCGCCTGGGCGCCGACGGGCAGCTGGAGTATCTGGGCCGCAGCGACGACCAGGTGAAGCTGCGGGGGCAGCGCATCGAACTCGGCGAGGTGGAGACGGCTCTGGCGGCGCATCCAAGGGTCCGCCAGGCCGCCGTCATCGTCCACGCCGGCGCCACCGGAGCACAGCAGCTGGTCGGCTTCGTCGTACCGGCCCCCGCACCGGATACCCAGCCCGTAGAGCCCGCCGGCGGGGCAGGACAGCTCACCCTGGGGCCGGGACTCGGCGCGGCCGAGCTGCGTGCGTTCGTGGCCCGGCGCCTGCCGCAGAGCATGGTCCCCGCAACGATCATGGTCATCGACGAGATGCCGCTGACGCCCAACGGCAAGGCGGACAAGGCGGCGCTGCCCCGGCCGCAGCTGCGCCAGGCCGACTACCGCGCGCCCCGCTCCCGGCTCGAGGAGTACCTCGCCGACGCCTTCGCCAAGGTGCTCTGCCTCGCCCGGGTCGGCATCGACGACGACTTCCTGTCGCTGGGCGGAGACAGCATCCAGGCCATGCGCCTCGCCTCACAGATACGGGCCCAGGGAGTGCAGGTCTCCTTCAGGCAGATCTTCGAATCCCGCACGGTGGCCGCCCTGGCCGACGCGATCGGCGCGGAACAGCCGCAGGCTGCCACCCCCCACGCCGACGGGGGAGCGGAGCAGCCGTGGCACCTGCCTGCCACGCACCTCCTGCACGAGCTGGGGCCCGGCGCGGCGCACTCCTGCCAGGCCATGCTCCTGGACCTTCCCCAAGGCCTGGACCACACCACCCTGACCGCCGCCCTGACCGCGCTGATCGACCACCACGACATACTCCGTACCCGCCTGAGGCCCCCCGGCCAAGGCGGGCTCCTCGTGGCCCCGCCGGGCTCGGTGAGCGCACACCCTCTGATCCGCCAAGTCGCCGCCGACGCCCCCTGGCAGGCCGCCGCGGGCACCGAGCAGGCAAAGGAATGGAATCACCTGCTGCGCACCGAACTCGCCGCCGCAGCCGCCCGCCTCAACCCGGCGGCCGGTTCGGTGGCGCAGTTCACCTGGTTCGACGCGGGCAGCCGCCAGGCGGGGCGGCTGCTGATGGTCCTGCCCCACCTCCTGGTGGACGCCCACTCCTGGCGCATCCTGCTCGCCGACCTCGCTACCGCCGGGCAACAGCTGAAGATGGGCCGGGACATCGAGCTGCCCCCCGTCACCGCACCGCTGCGCCTGGTCGCCCGTGCCCTGACCAAGGAGGCGCACCGGCCCGCACGCGCGGCCGAGCTGGAGGCCTGGCTCACCCGCCTTGAGGCGCCGGATGCGGCTCTCGGCCCGCGCCGCCCCGCACCGGCCGACGACACCACCCCCGCACCCGTCGACGCCCGCCTCCTGCTCCCGGCCCCCCTCACCGACACCCTCCTGACCACGGTCCCCTCCGCCTTCCGCTGCGACATCCAGGACGCACTCCTCACAGCGCTCGCACTGGCGCTGGCACACCGGCGAGCTACCTCCGGCGCCCCCGCATCATCCGTGCTGATCAGCCTGGACGAGTACGGCAGAGCGGCGGCCGAGGTGGACGGCATCGCACTGTCCCGCACCGCCGGCCGGCTGACCGGCACCACCCCGGTACGCCTGGATGTGACCCACCTCGATCTGCAAGAGGCCCTTGAGGGCAAACCCGCCGCCGGCACCGCCCTCAAGGCGGTAAAAGAGCAGCTGCGCACCCTGCCCGATGAGGGGATCGGCTACCACCTCCTGCGCCACCTCAACCCCCACACCGCCGCCGCCCTTGCGCGCTCACCAAGCGGCCGGATCTCCTTTGCCCACCTGGGCCACTTCCCGGCACCCGCCCCCCACCCGCCCGGCGCGGGATTCACCCCAACCAGGGGCTGGAGCGTGCCCGCAGCACCGCACACCGGCCCACAGACCGACCTCGCCGTGCGCAGCGCTCTCATCGACACCGGCGAAGGCCCGCGCCTCGAAGCGGTGTTCACCGCCTGCGCAACCCTGATGAGCGCCGCCGAGATACAGCAGCTGGCACATCTGTGGGCCCTGGCGCTCCAGGCGATCTCCCACCATGCCGCGACGGCCGGCGCGGGCGGTCTGAGTCCCTCGGACGTGCTCCTGCCCGGTGTCACCCAGCACGAACTCGACGACTGGCAGCAGCACTACCCGGGCCTGTCCGACATCTGGCCTCTCGCGCCGCTTCCCCAGGGACTGCTGGTGCACTCCCAAAGGGAGCACGAGGCATCCGCCGGCACCGACACCTACCAGGTCCAGTACACCTTGCGCCTGTCCGGGCCCATCGAGCCCGCGCGCCTGCGCGCTGCCGCACAGGCCCTGCTCGACCGCCACCCCGCCCTACGCGCCGCCTACGCCCCCGGACCCCAGGGCACCCTCGTCCAGTTCGTCGTGGACGGCGTCCAGCTGCCCTGGCAGTACCTCGATCTGAGCAGCCTCGGCGAGGCCATGCGTGACAGCGCCTATCGGCAGTTCCTGGCCAGTGACCTGACGCTCCACTTCGACCTCGCGGTGCCACCGGTACTGCGCATGTCACTGCTGACCCTGGCCACAGACCGCCATGTGCTGATCCTGTCCGCCCACCACGCCACCCTCGACGGCTGGTGCCTGCCCCTGCTGGCGACGGACCTGATGCGCCTCTACGCCGATCAGGGCGCCGCCGCGCTGCCACCGGCCCCCAGCTACCGCAACTACCTTGCCTGGCTGGAGCGGCAGGACACCAAGGCGGCCGCCAGCGCCTGGGCGCAGGAGCTGGCAGGACTGACCGAGCCCTGCCTGCTCACCGCCCCCACCGCTGCGGCGGCGGAGGAAACCGAGCGCCTCGATGTGCCTTTGCCGCCCGCCGCGGCCCGGGCGCTGCCGGACAGGGCCGCCGAGATGGGCATCACCCTCAACACCCTGGTGCAGGGGGCCTGGGCCGTCGTCCTGAGCCATCTCACCCACCGCCGGGACGTGGTGTTCGGCGCCGCGGTGGCGGGACGGCCCGCCGAGCTGCCCGACGCGCAGCACATGGTGGGAACCTTCATCAACACCGTGCCCATACGGGTGCGGTGCGAGCCGCAGGAGAGCGCCGCACAGTTGCTGGAGCAGCTCCAGCAACGGCAGGCGGCCCTGCTGGGCCGACCCCCCTGCGCACTGGGCGAGATCCACAGCGCCGCCGGCTTGCCCACCCTGTTCGACACCGTCATCGGCTTCGAGTCCTTCCCCCTGGACAGGCAGGCCGCGGCCGATGCGGCCGATGCGGCGGGCTTCGCCGTCACCGGCGTCGGCCTGCACTCCCTGAGCCATTTCCCCCTGACCGTATTCGCCCATCCCGACGGCGACCGGCTGCGGCTGACCATGCAATACCAGCGCCCACTGCTCGAGCCGCCCTACGCGCAGCACATCGCCGCACTGTACGGGCAGGTTCTCAGCCGGCTCGCCGCAGACGCAGGGGCACGGCTGGCAGACCTGGTCGCAAAGGAGGGCGCAGCACAGCTGACGGCCGGCGCCAAGGCCCAGCCCCCCGTTCACAGCCAGGTCCTCGACCCCCTCCTTGGCGAACAAATCCGCACCTGCGCGAAGAAGCTCGCCACCCACCCCGCCGCGCTCTTCCACGCGGGCTGGGCCCTGACCATCTCCATGTTCAGCGGGCGCGCCCATGTGAGCTTTTGCAGCACCGCGGCCGGCCAGACCCGCCCGGTTCACGCCGAGCTGACCGGGATGAGCGTGCGGGACCTGGTGCACCACATGGACCAGCAAGCGCCCGGCCCTAGCGCCCACCTGCCGCACATCGACATGATCCTCGACTTCAGGGGCCCGCACGCCAACGCGAGCGCCGCCCACGACGAGCGCACCGAGCCAATGGAGGTGGCCATCAGCGGCCGCCACCCGCACATCACCCTCCAGGGGCGCTCGGGCCTGCCCTACGACCCGCAGTCCGTCACCGACTACCTCCACACGGCGCTGGCGCGGCTCACCGACGCCCTTAACGGCGGGCGGGCCGCCCAGCAGCCCGCTCTCGAACTGCCGGTCCTGGGTGAGGAGATACGCCGCCAGGCCCTGGCGCAGCGGAGCCAGGTGCCGGCCACACCGGCACGGGGCCGGTGCATCCACCAGTGGTTTGAGGAAGTGGCAGCCGCGATGCCGGACGCCATCGCTGTCACCGCCGGCCACCGCAGCTTGTCGTATGGGGACCTGAACCAACGCGCCAACCGCCTGGCCCGCCACCTGCGCTCCCTGGGCGTGGGGCCGGAGGTGGTGGTCGCGCTGCGCCTGGAGCGGACCGAGCATCTCATGGTCGCCGTGCTCGCGGTGCTCAAGGCCGGGGGCACCTATGTGCCGATCGATCCTGCCTCCCCCTCCGAACGCACCGCCCTGGTACTGGCCGACAGCGCGCCGCGCCTGCTGCTGACCGACGCCCCCTGGCACCCGGACCCAAGCCCCGGCCTCCCACCGCTCCCGGTCCTTGACGTGCGCGCGGACAGCGACCGCTGGAGCGGGCTCTTGGCCCACAACCTGCCGGACACCGGCGTGCGGCCCGATCATGCGGCCTACGTCATCTACACCTCGGGCTCGACAGGAACCCCCAAGGGCGTCACGGTCGAACACCGCAACGTGGTAAGGCTGTTCACCACCACACGGGAGCACTTCGCCTTCGACCACAGGGACGTGTGGGCGCTGCTCCACTCCTTCGCCTTCGACTTCTCGGTGTGGGAGATGTGGGGTGCGCTGCTGCACGGCGCCACCCTGGTCGTGGTGCCGCGCAAGGTCGCCCGCAACCCCAAGGACCTCTACCGGCTGCTGTGCACCTCGCGGGTGACGGTGCTGAACCAGACACCGACGGCCTTCCACCAGCTGATCGCCGCCCAGGGCGAGGACGGCGCGGAACACGCCCTGCGGGTGGTGGTGTTCGGCGGCGAGGCACTGAACCCGGCACTGCTCACCCCCTGGATGCGGCGCGAGGCCAACAAGAACACCCGGCTGGTGAACATGTACGGCATCACCGAGACCACCGTGCACACCACCTACCACCTGCTGAGCGGCGCCGACACGGGCCGGACCGCCAGCCCGGTCGGCCGGCGCCTGCCGGACCTGCACACCTATGTACTCGACCCATACCTGCGGCCCACACCGGCCGGCGTCGTGGGCGAACTGTACGTCGGCGGCGCGGGCGTGGCACGCGGCTACCAGAACCGGCCGGCACTGTCCGCCCAGCGCTTTGTCGCCGACCCCTTCGCCGGCCGGCCGGGCGCACGGATGTACCGCTCGGGGGACCTGGTCCGCCGGCTGCCCGACCAGAGCCTGGAATACCTGGGGCGCAACGACGACCAGGTGAAGATCCGCGGGTTCAGGATCGAGCTCGGGGAGATCGAGGCCAAGCTCAGCGAACACCCGGCCCTCCAGGACGCGCGGGTCGTGGTGCGCGACCACGGCGAGGGGGACAAGCGCCTGATGGCCTACCTCGTCCCCGCAGCCGACCGCGCACCGGCGGTACGCCACCTGCTGCGCCTGGAACGCGCCGAGGGCGACACCCACCCGCCCCTGCGCGACCTGCCCAACGGCATGACGGTCTTCCACCACAACAAGAGCGAGACGGACTTCGTCTACGAGGAGATCTTCACGCGCGAGGAGTACCTGCGCGGCAACATCACCATCGACAACGGCGACACGATCGTCGATGTCGGCGCCAACATCGGCCTGTTCACCCTGTTCGCCTCCCACCGCAACCCCGACGGCCGCCTCTACGCCTTCGAACCGCTCCCCCCGCTGCACGACACGCTGCGCCGCAACGTCGAGCTCCACGGCCTGAACGCCAAGCTGTTCGACTGCGCACTGGGGTCCCAGGCACAGGAGGAGACCTTCACCTTCTACCCGCACAACACCGTCAACTCCACCCGCGCCGCGACCGCGCCCCAGGCGCGCGACCTGGTGCGCGCCTTCCTGCGCAACAAGGCGGGGCCGGATGGCGGCGCGCGGCCCGGCGCCGCCGCAACGGACCTGATCGACGAGGTCGTCGAGTCCCGCCTGGAGAGCCGGACGTTCACCTGCCCTGTGCGCACCTTCTCGGACATCATCGAGCAGGAGGCCATCGACCGGATCGACCTGGTGAAGATCGACGTGGAGGGCGCCGAGCACGAGGTCCTCAAGGGCATCCGCCCCGAGCACTGGCAAAGGATCCGGCAGTTCGCCATCGAACTCCACGACGTCGACGGCAGGCTGGCGCAGGTCCAGACGCTCCTGAAGGACCACGGCTTCGAGGTCGTGTGCGAACAGGACAGCGGCCTGCTGCACGACACGGTCCTTTGCAACGTCTACGCCCGGCGCGAGGACGGCCGCGGCGCGGGCCCGGCTCCCCGGGTGGCGGTGGCGCCGGCCCCGCGGCGCTGGTCGGGCCGGGCCGGCCTGCTTCAGGACGTGCACGACAGGCTGCGGGAGGTTCTGCCCGCGTACATGCTGCCCTCCGCCTACACCCTGCTCGAGGCACTGCCGCTCAACCAGAACGGCAAGCTGGATTACGGTGCGCTGCCCGAACCCGGGCGCCCGCACCGCAACGTCACGCCGCCGCGTACCCGGGCGGAGCAGGAGCTGTGCGCCTTGATAGCGGATGTCCTGCACATCGAGCAGGTAGGTGTCGGCGACAACTTCTTCGACCTGGGCGGCGACTCACTGCTGGCCTCTGGCCTCACCGGCCGGATCAGCAGGAAACTGGGGGTGCGGGTGCTCATCAACGAGGTGTACGAGGCCCGCGACATCGCGGCGCTGGCGCGCATCGTCGACCATGCCCCCAAGGCCCGCTCGCCCCGGTTGCGCAGGAGGGGTGCGGGGGAGGGGTCCTGA
- a CDS encoding cytochrome P450, whose protein sequence is MTTLTVECADLTDPRTFLAPDAELIEMWRRFRSASPVHWHEVTGRAVPGFWVLSRYRDVMEVYRDNKRFTSEYGNVLATLLEGGDSAAGKMLAVTDGRRHRELRNVMLKAFAPRVLQPVIAKVRERTDELVRAAVEAGDCDFARDVAEHIPMATVADLLGVPAGDREELLVLTKEALSTEDEGSCAQEAVVARNELLFYFAQLAAERRKDPRDDVLSILTTSTINGEPLTEQEIIFNCYSIIIGGDETSRLSMISGVRALMEHPEQWRRLRCGEVTVEGAVEEVLRWASPAMHFGRRVREDVEIGGQLLRADDVVTLWNSSANYDEDLLAEPASFDLGRKPGKHVAFGYGPHFCPGAYLGRAEIAAMLCALRTHVANAVPNGPARPIHSNFLHGYSSLPLSLSPAR, encoded by the coding sequence GTGACCACCCTGACTGTTGAGTGCGCCGACCTGACCGACCCGCGTACCTTCCTTGCCCCCGATGCCGAACTCATCGAGATGTGGCGCCGGTTCCGCTCGGCGAGCCCGGTCCACTGGCACGAGGTCACCGGCCGTGCCGTGCCCGGCTTCTGGGTGCTCTCGCGCTACCGCGATGTCATGGAGGTCTACCGGGACAACAAGCGCTTCACCTCCGAATACGGCAATGTGCTGGCGACCTTGCTGGAGGGCGGGGACTCGGCCGCGGGCAAGATGCTCGCCGTCACCGACGGCCGGCGCCACCGTGAACTGCGCAACGTGATGCTGAAGGCGTTCGCCCCCCGGGTCCTCCAGCCGGTCATCGCCAAAGTGCGCGAGCGCACCGATGAGCTGGTGCGCGCCGCCGTCGAGGCCGGTGACTGCGACTTCGCCAGGGACGTCGCCGAGCACATACCGATGGCCACCGTCGCCGACCTGCTGGGGGTTCCTGCCGGCGACCGCGAGGAGCTGCTGGTGCTGACCAAAGAGGCGCTCAGCACCGAGGACGAGGGCAGCTGCGCGCAGGAGGCCGTCGTCGCGCGCAACGAACTGCTCTTCTACTTCGCCCAGTTGGCCGCCGAGCGGCGCAAGGACCCGCGTGACGATGTGCTGAGCATCCTCACGACCAGCACGATCAACGGCGAGCCGCTCACCGAGCAGGAGATCATCTTCAACTGCTACAGCATCATCATCGGCGGTGACGAGACCAGCAGGCTCTCGATGATCAGCGGCGTGCGCGCGCTGATGGAACACCCCGAGCAGTGGCGGCGGCTCAGGTGCGGGGAGGTCACCGTGGAGGGCGCCGTCGAAGAGGTCCTGCGCTGGGCCAGCCCCGCCATGCACTTCGGCCGGCGCGTCCGCGAGGACGTCGAGATCGGGGGCCAGCTCCTGCGCGCCGACGATGTCGTCACGCTGTGGAACAGTTCAGCCAACTACGACGAGGACCTCCTCGCCGAGCCCGCCTCCTTCGACCTGGGCCGCAAGCCCGGCAAGCATGTGGCGTTCGGCTACGGACCGCACTTTTGCCCCGGCGCCTACCTGGGCCGGGCCGAGATCGCCGCCATGCTCTGCGCGCTGCGCACTCATGTCGCCAACGCCGTGCCCAACGGCCCGGCCAGGCCCATCCACTCCAACTTCCTGCACGGATACAGCAGTCTGCCGCTCTCGTTGAGCCCCGCCAGGTAA
- a CDS encoding YidB family protein produces MTENLSTPAGPGEESASGNLDGYYCVAVIPEPGLAQTSEEAFARAESQGLMIPLAQVYQAKSWVSTGANTPLLRQDVVNGIGQDNLQALAEASHLSLEEVIAEAIEKLPALVDEASPEGTLIVDAENPPTARLGIATILLAKVSG; encoded by the coding sequence GTGACCGAGAATCTCTCAACCCCTGCCGGGCCGGGCGAGGAAAGCGCATCCGGAAATCTCGACGGCTATTACTGCGTCGCTGTGATACCCGAACCGGGCCTGGCACAGACGAGTGAAGAAGCGTTCGCCCGGGCCGAATCCCAGGGGCTCATGATTCCGCTCGCACAGGTGTACCAAGCGAAGTCCTGGGTTTCAACCGGCGCCAACACGCCGCTTTTGCGCCAGGACGTGGTCAACGGCATAGGCCAGGACAATCTTCAGGCCCTCGCCGAGGCGTCGCACCTCTCTCTCGAGGAGGTCATCGCCGAGGCGATCGAGAAGCTGCCGGCCCTGGTGGACGAGGCCTCCCCCGAGGGCACACTGATCGTTGACGCCGAGAACCCGCCGACGGCCCGTCTGGGAATCGCGACGATCCTTTTGGCCAAGGTATCCGGATAG
- a CDS encoding NDP-hexose 2,3-dehydratase family protein: protein MHSAREVRVQPQLTDREDLVLGERITRSATARRGESVKDITAWVQRRRRQVGPTVQRIPFHELEGWSFSQETGNLVHRSGRFFTVHGLRAAIGEHPGRMSWHQPIITQPEVGILGILAQEFDGVLHFLMQAKMEPGNPGLVQISPTVQATYSNYTKIHQGGGVRYLEYFTDPSRGRVLSDVLQSEHGSWFCRKRNRNMVVEVTGALPDHEDFRWLTLGQIHELLGHDNTVNFDARSALAGLYGPGASQALHSDTHVLSWLAARRSLTPITGVPISLADLPGWRRDEYSIHHEQQRYFRVMAVSVRAGNREVSQWTQPLLEPNGQGIVAFLMRTFNGVPHVLVSARAEAGFSDVELGPTVQCVPRNHQHLPAAQQPPFLSAVQSAAPPQIRYAALLSEEGGRFLNAVSQYLVIEATEEQAPLKEPPGFCWVSRDQLAAFTRSSHYVSAQARTLLVCLNTLGA from the coding sequence TTGCACAGTGCGAGGGAAGTCAGGGTTCAACCGCAGCTCACCGACCGCGAGGATCTCGTGCTGGGCGAGCGCATCACCCGCTCCGCGACGGCACGGCGGGGCGAGTCGGTCAAGGACATCACCGCCTGGGTGCAACGGCGCCGCAGACAAGTGGGCCCCACCGTGCAACGCATCCCCTTCCACGAGCTTGAGGGCTGGTCCTTCTCACAGGAGACCGGCAACCTCGTGCACCGCAGCGGGCGCTTCTTCACCGTTCACGGGCTGCGCGCCGCCATCGGGGAGCACCCCGGCCGCATGAGCTGGCACCAGCCCATCATCACCCAGCCCGAGGTCGGCATCCTGGGCATCCTCGCGCAGGAGTTCGACGGGGTCCTGCACTTTTTGATGCAGGCCAAGATGGAGCCGGGCAATCCGGGGCTGGTGCAGATCTCGCCCACCGTGCAGGCCACCTACAGCAACTACACCAAGATCCACCAAGGCGGCGGCGTCCGCTACCTGGAGTACTTCACCGACCCATCCCGCGGCCGCGTCCTGTCGGACGTGCTGCAAAGCGAGCACGGCTCGTGGTTCTGCCGCAAACGCAACCGCAACATGGTCGTGGAGGTGACCGGTGCGCTCCCCGACCACGAGGACTTCCGCTGGCTCACCCTGGGGCAGATCCATGAACTGCTGGGCCACGACAACACGGTCAACTTCGACGCCCGCTCGGCTCTGGCCGGCCTGTACGGGCCCGGTGCCTCCCAAGCCCTGCACTCCGACACCCACGTGCTGTCCTGGCTCGCGGCGCGGCGGTCGCTGACCCCGATCACCGGGGTGCCCATCTCGCTCGCCGACCTGCCGGGCTGGAGGCGCGATGAGTACTCCATCCACCATGAGCAACAGCGGTACTTCCGTGTCATGGCCGTCTCGGTGCGGGCAGGCAACCGGGAGGTCAGCCAGTGGACCCAGCCGCTCCTGGAACCCAACGGCCAGGGCATCGTCGCGTTCTTGATGCGCACCTTCAACGGCGTGCCGCACGTCCTGGTCAGCGCTCGCGCGGAGGCCGGCTTCAGCGACGTCGAGCTCGGCCCCACCGTGCAGTGCGTGCCGCGCAACCACCAGCACCTGCCCGCGGCCCAGCAGCCGCCCTTCCTCAGCGCGGTGCAATCCGCCGCGCCGCCGCAGATCCGCTACGCGGCGCTGCTCTCGGAGGAGGGAGGCCGCTTCCTCAACGCGGTGAGCCAATACCTCGTCATCGAGGCCACCGAGGAGCAGGCGCCCCTGAAGGAGCCGCCCGGGTTCTGCTGGGTCTCCCGCGACCAGCTCGCCGCGTTCACCCGCTCCAGCCACTACGTCAGTGCCCAGGCCCGCACCCTGCTGGTGTGCCTGAACACACTTGGGGCCTAG